The following are encoded in a window of Roseimaritima ulvae genomic DNA:
- a CDS encoding porin has translation MKLGKWTLLAAIFGGLYITEASAQQPYAVQPVGFHQAVACDCGEPACGCETTACEPACGCEDPACGCETVSCDPACGCEDLAACDSGCDSACDAPGGCGGSCCLGDCDLGDPCTLFGEHDNFSVGGWLQLGYHTKANGLFNTRPDELQLQQAWLFAEKTLDTSDGFDFGGRIDYLYGTDGQNTQAFGSDPRGWDNDWDNGGDYGSAMPQLYGEVGYGDLSIKAGHFYTIIGWEVVPATGNFFYSHAYTFNNSEPFTHTGALATYNASEDVTVWGGYSLGWDSGFDDNGDAFLGGASLGLTDDVTLIYAAVGGRFGEARFNGVEKGYMHSIVADVAVTDSLQYIFQSDLLDTEDVAGDPARQTFGINQYLIKTLSDCWGVGGRFEWWNTETAGNDSDVYALTMGLNYRPHANVVIRPEIRWDWDDDQVAGLEDGEEQTTFGIDSIVTF, from the coding sequence ATGAAACTGGGTAAATGGACTTTATTGGCTGCCATCTTCGGCGGCCTGTATATCACGGAGGCGTCGGCGCAACAGCCGTACGCCGTACAACCCGTCGGTTTCCACCAAGCAGTCGCCTGCGACTGCGGTGAGCCTGCATGTGGTTGCGAAACGACGGCCTGCGAACCGGCTTGCGGTTGCGAAGACCCGGCCTGTGGCTGCGAAACGGTCAGCTGTGATCCGGCTTGCGGTTGCGAGGACTTGGCCGCTTGCGACAGCGGCTGCGACTCGGCCTGCGATGCTCCCGGCGGCTGCGGCGGAAGCTGCTGCCTGGGCGATTGCGATCTGGGTGATCCTTGCACCCTGTTCGGCGAACATGACAACTTCTCGGTCGGTGGTTGGCTCCAGCTGGGTTACCACACCAAAGCCAACGGGTTGTTCAACACGCGGCCCGACGAACTGCAATTGCAACAAGCGTGGCTGTTCGCCGAAAAAACGCTCGACACCAGTGATGGCTTCGATTTCGGTGGCCGCATCGACTACCTGTACGGTACCGACGGCCAGAACACGCAAGCCTTCGGCAGCGACCCTCGTGGCTGGGATAACGACTGGGACAACGGCGGCGACTACGGATCCGCCATGCCTCAGTTGTACGGTGAAGTCGGCTACGGCGACCTATCGATCAAAGCCGGACACTTCTACACCATCATCGGTTGGGAAGTTGTGCCCGCGACCGGCAATTTCTTCTACAGCCACGCTTACACCTTTAACAACAGCGAACCGTTCACCCACACCGGAGCGTTGGCGACCTACAACGCGTCGGAAGACGTAACCGTCTGGGGTGGTTATTCCTTGGGCTGGGACAGCGGCTTCGACGACAACGGCGACGCGTTTTTGGGTGGTGCCTCGCTGGGACTGACCGACGACGTGACGCTGATCTACGCCGCTGTCGGCGGCCGCTTTGGCGAAGCTCGTTTTAATGGCGTCGAGAAAGGCTACATGCACTCGATCGTGGCCGACGTCGCGGTCACCGATAGCCTGCAGTACATCTTCCAAAGCGACCTGTTGGACACCGAAGACGTAGCCGGCGATCCGGCTCGTCAAACCTTCGGCATCAATCAATACCTGATCAAGACGCTCAGCGATTGCTGGGGCGTGGGCGGTCGGTTTGAATGGTGGAACACCGAAACGGCCGGCAACGACAGCGACGTCTATGCCCTGACGATGGGGCTGAACTATCGCCCCCACGCCAATGTCGTGATCCGTCCCGAAATCCGCTGGGACTGGGACGACGACCAAGTGGCCGGCTTGGAAGACGGCGAAGAGCAAACCACGTTTGGTATCGACTCCATCGTGACCTTCTAA
- a CDS encoding peptidase associated/transthyretin-like domain-containing protein yields MSFHFPAPRCRGVLPNGAHLAACLRRSRWITVLLVGSWLTAFSGCGPSSSEPLAAVKGTVTAQGQPLVGADVMFIPEGGVGAPSGGKTDAQGAFELQYTNGESGAVIGKHRVVISVAADEPPPPMGGSAPPPRQTTSPEYYKQAEVTEAGENEFTFEVAGT; encoded by the coding sequence TTGAGTTTCCATTTTCCAGCGCCACGTTGCCGCGGCGTCCTACCAAACGGCGCCCACCTGGCGGCATGCTTACGCCGCAGCCGATGGATCACGGTCCTCCTGGTCGGCAGCTGGCTGACAGCGTTCAGCGGCTGTGGACCTTCGTCCTCCGAACCCTTGGCCGCGGTCAAGGGCACGGTCACCGCCCAGGGTCAGCCCCTGGTCGGTGCCGACGTGATGTTCATCCCCGAAGGCGGCGTCGGCGCCCCTTCGGGCGGCAAAACGGACGCCCAGGGCGCGTTTGAGTTGCAGTACACCAACGGTGAAAGCGGAGCTGTGATCGGAAAACACCGCGTGGTGATTTCCGTTGCGGCCGATGAACCGCCGCCGCCGATGGGAGGCTCGGCGCCGCCGCCGAGACAAACCACCAGTCCCGAGTACTACAAACAAGCCGAAGTCACCGAAGCCGGTGAAAACGAATTCACTTTCGAGGTTGCAGGAACATAA
- a CDS encoding DUF1559 domain-containing protein: MSKIQMLGRRPGFTLVELLVVIAIIGVLVGLLLPAVQAAREAARRMQCSNNMKQIGLSIHNYHDTFRCLPPGTLAQDINQQRQPSWIVRTFPFMEQNNVFERAIFAGTDWTGQDLIDLNWELKHTVRVETYNCPSSDMPLTRSETPRGDTQGLGAPSTLEVQLSSYAGIAGTYLDPRDMASAPSPNYSVYGRATFNGVMASIGGNALPRALRFASITDGTSNTICVGEQSSFYSDSKTDCRASNHAGGMWASGPGGDTDWWLNVTVVRYPINWDGTTSSACPGYQKHTITRSNHPGGAQVLLSDGAVRFATETMDFALYNRLSARNDGLPTGEF, translated from the coding sequence ATGTCAAAGATTCAGATGCTAGGTCGGCGGCCCGGCTTCACGTTGGTTGAGCTGTTGGTGGTGATCGCCATTATCGGCGTATTGGTGGGACTGTTATTGCCGGCCGTGCAAGCGGCTCGTGAGGCAGCCCGACGGATGCAGTGCTCGAACAACATGAAACAGATCGGTCTGTCGATTCACAACTACCACGATACCTTCCGTTGCCTTCCCCCGGGCACCTTGGCCCAGGACATCAACCAACAGCGGCAGCCTTCCTGGATCGTTCGCACGTTTCCTTTTATGGAGCAGAACAATGTGTTCGAGCGAGCCATTTTTGCCGGCACGGACTGGACCGGGCAGGACCTGATCGACCTGAACTGGGAGCTGAAGCACACGGTGCGGGTGGAGACTTACAACTGTCCTTCGAGCGACATGCCGCTGACCCGCTCGGAGACGCCTCGGGGCGACACGCAGGGGCTCGGAGCGCCCAGCACGCTCGAGGTTCAACTTTCCTCCTATGCGGGCATCGCCGGCACTTACCTGGACCCGCGGGACATGGCCAGCGCGCCTTCGCCGAACTACAGCGTCTACGGTCGCGCCACGTTTAACGGCGTGATGGCATCGATCGGCGGCAATGCACTACCGCGAGCGTTGCGGTTTGCCAGCATCACCGACGGCACCAGCAACACCATTTGTGTGGGCGAGCAGTCGTCGTTTTACTCGGACAGCAAGACCGACTGTCGGGCCAGCAACCACGCCGGTGGGATGTGGGCCAGCGGTCCCGGAGGCGACACCGACTGGTGGTTGAATGTCACGGTCGTGCGTTATCCGATCAACTGGGACGGCACGACTTCGAGCGCCTGCCCCGGATACCAAAAACACACCATCACCCGTTCGAATCATCCCGGCGGAGCCCAGGTTCTGCTGAGTGATGGAGCGGTCCGGTTCGCTACCGAAACGATGGACTTTGCTTTGTACAACCGCCTTTCCGCTCGCAACGACGGCCTGCCTACGGGCGAGTTTTAG